A stretch of the Aegilops tauschii subsp. strangulata cultivar AL8/78 chromosome 4, Aet v6.0, whole genome shotgun sequence genome encodes the following:
- the LOC109775150 gene encoding partner of Y14 and mago isoform X2, producing the protein MDAATDGEQRRLLSIPKEGERVIAPTRRPDGTLRKEIRIRAGYVPQDEVAIYQSKGALMKKSGPDVTPGYDPALDAKPKTKAAKRNERRKEKRHQGGSTNDKGKSLDIEADAGEPDKVHSSKTKQRNTVDSITEQISGIAISESPATATPSTNAANNLQTESSVTEIDKKIRALKKKIRLAEAQVQGDPEKLKPEQLEKTKKIEGWREELKLFESTRGHAAS; encoded by the exons ATGGACGCCGCCACCGACGGCGAGCAGCGGCGCCTCCTCTCCATCCCCAAGGAGGGCGAGCGCGTCATCGCGCCGACGCGCCGCCCGGACGGAACCCTCCGCAAGGAGATCCGCATCCGCGCCGGCTACGTCCCGCAGGACGAGGTCGCCATCTATCAGTCCAAGGGCGCCCTC ATGAAGAAGTCAGGGCCCGACGTGACGCCGGGGTACGACCCTGCGCTCGATGCCAAGCCCAAGACGAAGGCGGCCAAGCGCAACGAGCGGCGCAAGGAGAAACGGCACCAG GGTGGTTCAACAAATGATAAAGGGAAGAGCTTGGATATAGAGGCTGATGCTGGAGAACCTGACAAGGTTCATTCTTCCAAAACTAAGCAGAGGAATACAGTGGACAGTATAACAGAGCAGATAAGTGGCATTGCTATTTCTGAATCTCCAGCTACGGCAACCCCTTCCACAAATGCTGCCAACAACTTACAAACAGAGTCATCTGTTACAGAGATAGATAAGAAAATCCGAGCACTGAAGAAAAAG ATACGCTTAGCTGAAGCCCAAGTGCAAGGGGACCCAGAAAAATTGAAACCTGAGCAACTGGAGAAAACAAAAAAGATTGAAGGATGGCGTGAAGAGCTGAAGCTTTTCGAGTCTACAAGGGGTCATGCTGCTTCGTAG
- the LOC109775150 gene encoding partner of Y14 and mago isoform X1 has protein sequence MDAATDGEQRRLLSIPKEGERVIAPTRRPDGTLRKEIRIRAGYVPQDEVAIYQSKGALMKKSGPDVTPGYDPALDAKPKTKAAKRNERRKEKRHQQGGSTNDKGKSLDIEADAGEPDKVHSSKTKQRNTVDSITEQISGIAISESPATATPSTNAANNLQTESSVTEIDKKIRALKKKIRLAEAQVQGDPEKLKPEQLEKTKKIEGWREELKLFESTRGHAAS, from the exons ATGGACGCCGCCACCGACGGCGAGCAGCGGCGCCTCCTCTCCATCCCCAAGGAGGGCGAGCGCGTCATCGCGCCGACGCGCCGCCCGGACGGAACCCTCCGCAAGGAGATCCGCATCCGCGCCGGCTACGTCCCGCAGGACGAGGTCGCCATCTATCAGTCCAAGGGCGCCCTC ATGAAGAAGTCAGGGCCCGACGTGACGCCGGGGTACGACCCTGCGCTCGATGCCAAGCCCAAGACGAAGGCGGCCAAGCGCAACGAGCGGCGCAAGGAGAAACGGCACCAG CAGGGTGGTTCAACAAATGATAAAGGGAAGAGCTTGGATATAGAGGCTGATGCTGGAGAACCTGACAAGGTTCATTCTTCCAAAACTAAGCAGAGGAATACAGTGGACAGTATAACAGAGCAGATAAGTGGCATTGCTATTTCTGAATCTCCAGCTACGGCAACCCCTTCCACAAATGCTGCCAACAACTTACAAACAGAGTCATCTGTTACAGAGATAGATAAGAAAATCCGAGCACTGAAGAAAAAG ATACGCTTAGCTGAAGCCCAAGTGCAAGGGGACCCAGAAAAATTGAAACCTGAGCAACTGGAGAAAACAAAAAAGATTGAAGGATGGCGTGAAGAGCTGAAGCTTTTCGAGTCTACAAGGGGTCATGCTGCTTCGTAG